A genomic stretch from Oreochromis niloticus isolate F11D_XX linkage group LG11, O_niloticus_UMD_NMBU, whole genome shotgun sequence includes:
- the phactr4b gene encoding phosphatase and actin regulator 4B isoform X6 has translation MGQSLRVEIAAQDPQQQHSRSDDEAEQHHSTMVGEGGSTGDSTPPPKRKGKFSTLGKIFKPWKWRKKKSSEKFKETSEELERQMSTRRTRQELIEQGVLKEVPDNDGEAQNVKQSYVKNGHTLPVGGGGGGVISGGRSPCNQGQLPSDSDFRMNPAWLAQPDDRRGRCSPSDGDRRGALGSRGTGLHDDGRRSAGIGARAQGEGEWKSNMAWQGHIHGQMEETRHGGRLHPDDGQKRPGLQKAPSEDGRRSRPAEGDWKPTLPRHASAEEGRARRESDSHFVPDLDTLREPLPPKQVIMPPKWLVSSTPEPGSECPPRTPSNHPTSQFSSPSAVTSKPVRSVSSACSNTQQSAAALTSTSQPAKQPPLPPPKPVNRGNAAMLGDFTQATGGASLVPAKPSPPMPPKRTTPVTKRNTEDSASSHPIIPSPLSLEEHSSLPVGFQLPPPPPSPPLPTHIPPSPPRQHIQTHHLHHQHSYPHPLPQPIPMLFDPPSPTNESPQRPAPVPLHIMIQRALSSPGPAQPHPDGSQRAHTLLFETPLEYQGDRGRPLPVSIQPLKLSEDDYSEEEEEEEDDEEEEEYDGEIPQPELEPRSRRCLVGDAGICVIPRGNSNDEDEEEEEDEDEEGEHDMHGEDSDSDGPVPHKDEDSDEDEEDEPPMSALASRVKRKDTLALKLSSRPSAPDRDRFTQERSSRDDQPPGQTGLTWQSREQWEAIRTQIGTALTRRLSQRPTAEELEQRNILQPKNQADRQAEVREIKRRLTRKLSQRPTVAELQARKILRFHEYVEVTDAQDYDRRADKPWTKLTPADKAAIRKELNDYKSTEMEVHEESRIYTRFHRP, from the exons ATGGGACAGAGCCTCCGTGTGGAGATCGCAGCTCaggacccacaacaacaacatagcCGCAGTG ATGATGAAGCTGAGCAGCACCACAGCACAATGGTGGGAGAGGGAGGCAGCACCGGGGACAGCACCCCTCCCCCGAAGCGCAAGGGCAAGTTCTCCACCCTTGGCAAGATCTTCAAGCCGTGGAagtggaggaagaaaaaaagcagcGAGAAGTTCAAAGAAACTTCTGAAG AACTAGAGAGGCAGATGTCGACAAGGCGCACCCGACAGGAGCTTATAGAACAGGGGGTGCTGAAGGAGGTCCCGGACAATG ATGGAGAAGCACAAAATGTGAAGCAGTCGTATGTAAAGAATGGCCACACTCTGCCtgttggaggaggaggaggaggagtcatCAGCGGTGGCAGAAGCCCATGCAACCAGGGCCAACTCCCCTCAGATTCAGATTTTAGGATGAACCCTGCATGGCTCGCCCAGCCAGATGACCGAAGGGGCCGTTGTTCTCCCTCAGATGGAGACCGCCGTGGAGCTTTGGGCTCCAGGGGCACAGGACTACATGACGATGGACGGAGAAGCGCAGGGATTGGGGCACGGGCGCAAGGGGAGGGCGAGTGGAAGTCTAATATGGCCTGGCAGGGCCACATTCACGGGCAAATGGAAGAGACCAGACATGGCGGCAGGCTTCACCCTGACGATGGACAAAAGAGGCCAGGCCTGCAGAAGGCCCCATCCGAGGATGGCAGGAGGAGTCGGCCTGCAGAAGGAGATTGGAAGCCTACACTCCCTCGGCATGCATCTGCTGAGGAGGGGAGGGCCCGGAGAG aATCAGACAGCCATTTTGTTCCTGACCTGGACACCCTGCGTGAACCTCTGCCACCCAAACAGGTGATCATGCCTCCAAAATGGCTGGTGAGCTCCACCCCTGAACCTGGCAGTGAGTGTCCACCTCGAACTCCATCCAACCACCCCACGAGTCAGTTCTCTTCTCCGTCGGCTGTGACGTCCAAACCTGTTCGATCGGTGTCTTCTGCGTGTTCCAACACTCAGCAGTCTGCCGCTGCCCTTACCTCCACTTCTCAGCCCGCCAAGCAGCCCCCTCTGCCTCCACCCAAGCCTGTGAACAGGGGCAACGCGGCCATGCTGG GTGACTTCACCCAAGCAACAGGGGGCGCTAGCCTTGTCCCGGCCAAACCCTCTCCTCCAATGCCTCCTAAGAGGACCACCCCAGTCACCAAACGCAACACAGAGGACTCTGCTTCAAGCCATCCCATCATCCCCTCACCACTTTCTCTGGAGGAACACAGCAGCCTCCCTGTGGGCTTCCAGCTGCCTCCCCCTCCTCCGTCCCCACCCCTGCCGACTCACATACCACCTTCTCCACCCCGCCAACACATACAgacccaccacctccaccatcAGCACTCCTACCCCCATCCGCTGCCCCAACCCATACCAATGCTTTTCGACCCACCGAGCCCGACCAATGAGTCTCCCCAGCGCCCGGCTCCCGTACCGCTGCACATCATGATCCAGCGAGCCCTGTCCAGTCCCGGCCCGGCTCAGCCACATCCAGATGGGTCGCAGCGGGCGCACACACTGCTTTTCGAAACACCTCTAGAGTACCAAGGAGACCGTGGTCGCCCCCTGCCTGTCAGCATTCAACCACTAAAACT aTCTGAGGATGACTActcagaggaagaagaagaggaagaagatgacgaggaagaggaggagtatGATGGGGAGATTCCACAGCCAGAGCTGGAGCCAAGGAGTCGCCGGTGCTTGGTCGGTGACGCTGGCATTTGTGTCATCCCACGGGGAAACAGCAATGACGAGgacgaggaagaagaggaggatgaggatgaggaaGGCGAACACGACATGCACGGGGAGGACAGTGATTCAGATGGTCCTGTGCCTCATAAAGATGAAGACTCagatgaagatgaggaggatgagCCCCCGATGA GCGCACTGGCCAGCAGGGTGAAGAGAAAGGACACCCTGGCTCTGAAGCTGAGCAGCCGTCCCTCTGCTCCCGACAGGGACAGGTTTACGCAGGAGAGGAGCAGCCGAGATGACCAGCCTCCAGGACAGACTGGCCTCACCTGGCAGAGCAGAGAGCAGTGGGAAGCCATTCGCACACAAATTGGCACTGCACTCACGAG gcgACTAAGCCAGAGACCCACTGCTGAGGAACTTGAGCAAAGAAACATCCTCCAGC CTAAAAATCAGGCTGACAGACAAGCCGAAGTTCGAGAGATCAAGCGACGGCTGACCAGAAAG CTGAGTCAAAGACCCACGGTTGCAGAACTACAGGCAAGAAAAATCTTGCGATTCCACGAGTATGTGGAAGTCACAGATGCCCAGGACTACGATAGAAGAGCAGACAAGCCGTGGACTAAGCTGACACCtgctgacaag GCGGCCATCCGGAAGGAGCTCAATGATTATAAGAGCACTGAAATGGAGGTTCATGAAGAGAGCAGAATTTACACAAG gtTCCATCGGCCTTAA
- the phactr4b gene encoding phosphatase and actin regulator 4B isoform X2 — translation MACCFKSHHHASWTLNTPLQDDEAEQHHSTMVGEGGSTGDSTPPPKRKGKFSTLGKIFKPWKWRKKKSSEKFKETSEELERQMSTRRTRQELIEQGVLKEVPDNDGEAQNVKQSYVKNGHTLPVGGGGGGVISGGRSPCNQGQLPSDSDFRMNPAWLAQPDDRRGRCSPSDGDRRGALGSRGTGLHDDGRRSAGIGARAQGEGEWKSNMAWQGHIHGQMEETRHGGRLHPDDGQKRPGLQKAPSEDGRRSRPAEGDWKPTLPRHASAEEGRARRESDSHFVPDLDTLREPLPPKQVIMPPKWLVSSTPEPGSECPPRTPSNHPTSQFSSPSAVTSKPVRSVSSACSNTQQSAAALTSTSQPAKQPPLPPPKPVNRGNAAMLVSALQGGENAQLPLYWSCWKRECDYDVYLSLPVYLCRRAGGLRSGDFTQATGGASLVPAKPSPPMPPKRTTPVTKRNTEDSASSHPIIPSPLSLEEHSSLPVGFQLPPPPPSPPLPTHIPPSPPRQHIQTHHLHHQHSYPHPLPQPIPMLFDPPSPTNESPQRPAPVPLHIMIQRALSSPGPAQPHPDGSQRAHTLLFETPLEYQGDRGRPLPVSIQPLKLSEDDYSEEEEEEEDDEEEEEYDGEIPQPELEPRSRRCLVGDAGICVIPRGNSNDEDEEEEEDEDEEGEHDMHGEDSDSDGPVPHKDEDSDEDEEDEPPMSALASRVKRKDTLALKLSSRPSAPDRDRFTQERSSRDDQPPGQTGLTWQSREQWEAIRTQIGTALTRRLSQRPTAEELEQRNILQPKNQADRQAEVREIKRRLTRKLSQRPTVAELQARKILRFHEYVEVTDAQDYDRRADKPWTKLTPADKAAIRKELNDYKSTEMEVHEESRIYTRFHRP, via the exons ATGGCGTGCTGTTTTAAGTCCCACCACCATGCAAGCTGGACACTTAACACCCCTCTCCAAG ATGATGAAGCTGAGCAGCACCACAGCACAATGGTGGGAGAGGGAGGCAGCACCGGGGACAGCACCCCTCCCCCGAAGCGCAAGGGCAAGTTCTCCACCCTTGGCAAGATCTTCAAGCCGTGGAagtggaggaagaaaaaaagcagcGAGAAGTTCAAAGAAACTTCTGAAG AACTAGAGAGGCAGATGTCGACAAGGCGCACCCGACAGGAGCTTATAGAACAGGGGGTGCTGAAGGAGGTCCCGGACAATG ATGGAGAAGCACAAAATGTGAAGCAGTCGTATGTAAAGAATGGCCACACTCTGCCtgttggaggaggaggaggaggagtcatCAGCGGTGGCAGAAGCCCATGCAACCAGGGCCAACTCCCCTCAGATTCAGATTTTAGGATGAACCCTGCATGGCTCGCCCAGCCAGATGACCGAAGGGGCCGTTGTTCTCCCTCAGATGGAGACCGCCGTGGAGCTTTGGGCTCCAGGGGCACAGGACTACATGACGATGGACGGAGAAGCGCAGGGATTGGGGCACGGGCGCAAGGGGAGGGCGAGTGGAAGTCTAATATGGCCTGGCAGGGCCACATTCACGGGCAAATGGAAGAGACCAGACATGGCGGCAGGCTTCACCCTGACGATGGACAAAAGAGGCCAGGCCTGCAGAAGGCCCCATCCGAGGATGGCAGGAGGAGTCGGCCTGCAGAAGGAGATTGGAAGCCTACACTCCCTCGGCATGCATCTGCTGAGGAGGGGAGGGCCCGGAGAG aATCAGACAGCCATTTTGTTCCTGACCTGGACACCCTGCGTGAACCTCTGCCACCCAAACAGGTGATCATGCCTCCAAAATGGCTGGTGAGCTCCACCCCTGAACCTGGCAGTGAGTGTCCACCTCGAACTCCATCCAACCACCCCACGAGTCAGTTCTCTTCTCCGTCGGCTGTGACGTCCAAACCTGTTCGATCGGTGTCTTCTGCGTGTTCCAACACTCAGCAGTCTGCCGCTGCCCTTACCTCCACTTCTCAGCCCGCCAAGCAGCCCCCTCTGCCTCCACCCAAGCCTGTGAACAGGGGCAACGCGGCCATGCTGG TCTCCGCCCTGCAGGGGGGAGAAAACGCTCAGCTTCCTCTCTACTGGTCCTGCTGGAAGCGAGAGTGCGACTATGATGTCTACCTGTCCCTGCCTGTCTACCTGTGCCGGCGGGCCGGAGGCCTGCGCTCAG GTGACTTCACCCAAGCAACAGGGGGCGCTAGCCTTGTCCCGGCCAAACCCTCTCCTCCAATGCCTCCTAAGAGGACCACCCCAGTCACCAAACGCAACACAGAGGACTCTGCTTCAAGCCATCCCATCATCCCCTCACCACTTTCTCTGGAGGAACACAGCAGCCTCCCTGTGGGCTTCCAGCTGCCTCCCCCTCCTCCGTCCCCACCCCTGCCGACTCACATACCACCTTCTCCACCCCGCCAACACATACAgacccaccacctccaccatcAGCACTCCTACCCCCATCCGCTGCCCCAACCCATACCAATGCTTTTCGACCCACCGAGCCCGACCAATGAGTCTCCCCAGCGCCCGGCTCCCGTACCGCTGCACATCATGATCCAGCGAGCCCTGTCCAGTCCCGGCCCGGCTCAGCCACATCCAGATGGGTCGCAGCGGGCGCACACACTGCTTTTCGAAACACCTCTAGAGTACCAAGGAGACCGTGGTCGCCCCCTGCCTGTCAGCATTCAACCACTAAAACT aTCTGAGGATGACTActcagaggaagaagaagaggaagaagatgacgaggaagaggaggagtatGATGGGGAGATTCCACAGCCAGAGCTGGAGCCAAGGAGTCGCCGGTGCTTGGTCGGTGACGCTGGCATTTGTGTCATCCCACGGGGAAACAGCAATGACGAGgacgaggaagaagaggaggatgaggatgaggaaGGCGAACACGACATGCACGGGGAGGACAGTGATTCAGATGGTCCTGTGCCTCATAAAGATGAAGACTCagatgaagatgaggaggatgagCCCCCGATGA GCGCACTGGCCAGCAGGGTGAAGAGAAAGGACACCCTGGCTCTGAAGCTGAGCAGCCGTCCCTCTGCTCCCGACAGGGACAGGTTTACGCAGGAGAGGAGCAGCCGAGATGACCAGCCTCCAGGACAGACTGGCCTCACCTGGCAGAGCAGAGAGCAGTGGGAAGCCATTCGCACACAAATTGGCACTGCACTCACGAG gcgACTAAGCCAGAGACCCACTGCTGAGGAACTTGAGCAAAGAAACATCCTCCAGC CTAAAAATCAGGCTGACAGACAAGCCGAAGTTCGAGAGATCAAGCGACGGCTGACCAGAAAG CTGAGTCAAAGACCCACGGTTGCAGAACTACAGGCAAGAAAAATCTTGCGATTCCACGAGTATGTGGAAGTCACAGATGCCCAGGACTACGATAGAAGAGCAGACAAGCCGTGGACTAAGCTGACACCtgctgacaag GCGGCCATCCGGAAGGAGCTCAATGATTATAAGAGCACTGAAATGGAGGTTCATGAAGAGAGCAGAATTTACACAAG gtTCCATCGGCCTTAA
- the phactr4b gene encoding phosphatase and actin regulator 4B isoform X5 has translation MVGEGGSTGDSTPPPKRKGKFSTLGKIFKPWKWRKKKSSEKFKETSEELERQMSTRRTRQELIEQGVLKEVPDNDGEAQNVKQSYVKNGHTLPVGGGGGGVISGGRSPCNQGQLPSDSDFRMNPAWLAQPDDRRGRCSPSDGDRRGALGSRGTGLHDDGRRSAGIGARAQGEGEWKSNMAWQGHIHGQMEETRHGGRLHPDDGQKRPGLQKAPSEDGRRSRPAEGDWKPTLPRHASAEEGRARRESDSHFVPDLDTLREPLPPKQVIMPPKWLVSSTPEPGSECPPRTPSNHPTSQFSSPSAVTSKPVRSVSSACSNTQQSAAALTSTSQPAKQPPLPPPKPVNRGNAAMLVSALQGGENAQLPLYWSCWKRECDYDVYLSLPVYLCRRAGGLRSGDFTQATGGASLVPAKPSPPMPPKRTTPVTKRNTEDSASSHPIIPSPLSLEEHSSLPVGFQLPPPPPSPPLPTHIPPSPPRQHIQTHHLHHQHSYPHPLPQPIPMLFDPPSPTNESPQRPAPVPLHIMIQRALSSPGPAQPHPDGSQRAHTLLFETPLEYQGDRGRPLPVSIQPLKLSEDDYSEEEEEEEDDEEEEEYDGEIPQPELEPRSRRCLVGDAGICVIPRGNSNDEDEEEEEDEDEEGEHDMHGEDSDSDGPVPHKDEDSDEDEEDEPPMSALASRVKRKDTLALKLSSRPSAPDRDRFTQERSSRDDQPPGQTGLTWQSREQWEAIRTQIGTALTRRLSQRPTAEELEQRNILQPKNQADRQAEVREIKRRLTRKLSQRPTVAELQARKILRFHEYVEVTDAQDYDRRADKPWTKLTPADKAAIRKELNDYKSTEMEVHEESRIYTRFHRP, from the exons ATGGTGGGAGAGGGAGGCAGCACCGGGGACAGCACCCCTCCCCCGAAGCGCAAGGGCAAGTTCTCCACCCTTGGCAAGATCTTCAAGCCGTGGAagtggaggaagaaaaaaagcagcGAGAAGTTCAAAGAAACTTCTGAAG AACTAGAGAGGCAGATGTCGACAAGGCGCACCCGACAGGAGCTTATAGAACAGGGGGTGCTGAAGGAGGTCCCGGACAATG ATGGAGAAGCACAAAATGTGAAGCAGTCGTATGTAAAGAATGGCCACACTCTGCCtgttggaggaggaggaggaggagtcatCAGCGGTGGCAGAAGCCCATGCAACCAGGGCCAACTCCCCTCAGATTCAGATTTTAGGATGAACCCTGCATGGCTCGCCCAGCCAGATGACCGAAGGGGCCGTTGTTCTCCCTCAGATGGAGACCGCCGTGGAGCTTTGGGCTCCAGGGGCACAGGACTACATGACGATGGACGGAGAAGCGCAGGGATTGGGGCACGGGCGCAAGGGGAGGGCGAGTGGAAGTCTAATATGGCCTGGCAGGGCCACATTCACGGGCAAATGGAAGAGACCAGACATGGCGGCAGGCTTCACCCTGACGATGGACAAAAGAGGCCAGGCCTGCAGAAGGCCCCATCCGAGGATGGCAGGAGGAGTCGGCCTGCAGAAGGAGATTGGAAGCCTACACTCCCTCGGCATGCATCTGCTGAGGAGGGGAGGGCCCGGAGAG aATCAGACAGCCATTTTGTTCCTGACCTGGACACCCTGCGTGAACCTCTGCCACCCAAACAGGTGATCATGCCTCCAAAATGGCTGGTGAGCTCCACCCCTGAACCTGGCAGTGAGTGTCCACCTCGAACTCCATCCAACCACCCCACGAGTCAGTTCTCTTCTCCGTCGGCTGTGACGTCCAAACCTGTTCGATCGGTGTCTTCTGCGTGTTCCAACACTCAGCAGTCTGCCGCTGCCCTTACCTCCACTTCTCAGCCCGCCAAGCAGCCCCCTCTGCCTCCACCCAAGCCTGTGAACAGGGGCAACGCGGCCATGCTGG TCTCCGCCCTGCAGGGGGGAGAAAACGCTCAGCTTCCTCTCTACTGGTCCTGCTGGAAGCGAGAGTGCGACTATGATGTCTACCTGTCCCTGCCTGTCTACCTGTGCCGGCGGGCCGGAGGCCTGCGCTCAG GTGACTTCACCCAAGCAACAGGGGGCGCTAGCCTTGTCCCGGCCAAACCCTCTCCTCCAATGCCTCCTAAGAGGACCACCCCAGTCACCAAACGCAACACAGAGGACTCTGCTTCAAGCCATCCCATCATCCCCTCACCACTTTCTCTGGAGGAACACAGCAGCCTCCCTGTGGGCTTCCAGCTGCCTCCCCCTCCTCCGTCCCCACCCCTGCCGACTCACATACCACCTTCTCCACCCCGCCAACACATACAgacccaccacctccaccatcAGCACTCCTACCCCCATCCGCTGCCCCAACCCATACCAATGCTTTTCGACCCACCGAGCCCGACCAATGAGTCTCCCCAGCGCCCGGCTCCCGTACCGCTGCACATCATGATCCAGCGAGCCCTGTCCAGTCCCGGCCCGGCTCAGCCACATCCAGATGGGTCGCAGCGGGCGCACACACTGCTTTTCGAAACACCTCTAGAGTACCAAGGAGACCGTGGTCGCCCCCTGCCTGTCAGCATTCAACCACTAAAACT aTCTGAGGATGACTActcagaggaagaagaagaggaagaagatgacgaggaagaggaggagtatGATGGGGAGATTCCACAGCCAGAGCTGGAGCCAAGGAGTCGCCGGTGCTTGGTCGGTGACGCTGGCATTTGTGTCATCCCACGGGGAAACAGCAATGACGAGgacgaggaagaagaggaggatgaggatgaggaaGGCGAACACGACATGCACGGGGAGGACAGTGATTCAGATGGTCCTGTGCCTCATAAAGATGAAGACTCagatgaagatgaggaggatgagCCCCCGATGA GCGCACTGGCCAGCAGGGTGAAGAGAAAGGACACCCTGGCTCTGAAGCTGAGCAGCCGTCCCTCTGCTCCCGACAGGGACAGGTTTACGCAGGAGAGGAGCAGCCGAGATGACCAGCCTCCAGGACAGACTGGCCTCACCTGGCAGAGCAGAGAGCAGTGGGAAGCCATTCGCACACAAATTGGCACTGCACTCACGAG gcgACTAAGCCAGAGACCCACTGCTGAGGAACTTGAGCAAAGAAACATCCTCCAGC CTAAAAATCAGGCTGACAGACAAGCCGAAGTTCGAGAGATCAAGCGACGGCTGACCAGAAAG CTGAGTCAAAGACCCACGGTTGCAGAACTACAGGCAAGAAAAATCTTGCGATTCCACGAGTATGTGGAAGTCACAGATGCCCAGGACTACGATAGAAGAGCAGACAAGCCGTGGACTAAGCTGACACCtgctgacaag GCGGCCATCCGGAAGGAGCTCAATGATTATAAGAGCACTGAAATGGAGGTTCATGAAGAGAGCAGAATTTACACAAG gtTCCATCGGCCTTAA
- the phactr4b gene encoding phosphatase and actin regulator 4B isoform X8: MSTRRTRQELIEQGVLKEVPDNDGEAQNVKQSYVKNGHTLPVGGGGGGVISGGRSPCNQGQLPSDSDFRMNPAWLAQPDDRRGRCSPSDGDRRGALGSRGTGLHDDGRRSAGIGARAQGEGEWKSNMAWQGHIHGQMEETRHGGRLHPDDGQKRPGLQKAPSEDGRRSRPAEGDWKPTLPRHASAEEGRARRESDSHFVPDLDTLREPLPPKQVIMPPKWLVSSTPEPGSECPPRTPSNHPTSQFSSPSAVTSKPVRSVSSACSNTQQSAAALTSTSQPAKQPPLPPPKPVNRGNAAMLVSALQGGENAQLPLYWSCWKRECDYDVYLSLPVYLCRRAGGLRSGDFTQATGGASLVPAKPSPPMPPKRTTPVTKRNTEDSASSHPIIPSPLSLEEHSSLPVGFQLPPPPPSPPLPTHIPPSPPRQHIQTHHLHHQHSYPHPLPQPIPMLFDPPSPTNESPQRPAPVPLHIMIQRALSSPGPAQPHPDGSQRAHTLLFETPLEYQGDRGRPLPVSIQPLKLSEDDYSEEEEEEEDDEEEEEYDGEIPQPELEPRSRRCLVGDAGICVIPRGNSNDEDEEEEEDEDEEGEHDMHGEDSDSDGPVPHKDEDSDEDEEDEPPMSALASRVKRKDTLALKLSSRPSAPDRDRFTQERSSRDDQPPGQTGLTWQSREQWEAIRTQIGTALTRRLSQRPTAEELEQRNILQPKNQADRQAEVREIKRRLTRKLSQRPTVAELQARKILRFHEYVEVTDAQDYDRRADKPWTKLTPADKAAIRKELNDYKSTEMEVHEESRIYTRFHRP, from the exons ATGTCGACAAGGCGCACCCGACAGGAGCTTATAGAACAGGGGGTGCTGAAGGAGGTCCCGGACAATG ATGGAGAAGCACAAAATGTGAAGCAGTCGTATGTAAAGAATGGCCACACTCTGCCtgttggaggaggaggaggaggagtcatCAGCGGTGGCAGAAGCCCATGCAACCAGGGCCAACTCCCCTCAGATTCAGATTTTAGGATGAACCCTGCATGGCTCGCCCAGCCAGATGACCGAAGGGGCCGTTGTTCTCCCTCAGATGGAGACCGCCGTGGAGCTTTGGGCTCCAGGGGCACAGGACTACATGACGATGGACGGAGAAGCGCAGGGATTGGGGCACGGGCGCAAGGGGAGGGCGAGTGGAAGTCTAATATGGCCTGGCAGGGCCACATTCACGGGCAAATGGAAGAGACCAGACATGGCGGCAGGCTTCACCCTGACGATGGACAAAAGAGGCCAGGCCTGCAGAAGGCCCCATCCGAGGATGGCAGGAGGAGTCGGCCTGCAGAAGGAGATTGGAAGCCTACACTCCCTCGGCATGCATCTGCTGAGGAGGGGAGGGCCCGGAGAG aATCAGACAGCCATTTTGTTCCTGACCTGGACACCCTGCGTGAACCTCTGCCACCCAAACAGGTGATCATGCCTCCAAAATGGCTGGTGAGCTCCACCCCTGAACCTGGCAGTGAGTGTCCACCTCGAACTCCATCCAACCACCCCACGAGTCAGTTCTCTTCTCCGTCGGCTGTGACGTCCAAACCTGTTCGATCGGTGTCTTCTGCGTGTTCCAACACTCAGCAGTCTGCCGCTGCCCTTACCTCCACTTCTCAGCCCGCCAAGCAGCCCCCTCTGCCTCCACCCAAGCCTGTGAACAGGGGCAACGCGGCCATGCTGG TCTCCGCCCTGCAGGGGGGAGAAAACGCTCAGCTTCCTCTCTACTGGTCCTGCTGGAAGCGAGAGTGCGACTATGATGTCTACCTGTCCCTGCCTGTCTACCTGTGCCGGCGGGCCGGAGGCCTGCGCTCAG GTGACTTCACCCAAGCAACAGGGGGCGCTAGCCTTGTCCCGGCCAAACCCTCTCCTCCAATGCCTCCTAAGAGGACCACCCCAGTCACCAAACGCAACACAGAGGACTCTGCTTCAAGCCATCCCATCATCCCCTCACCACTTTCTCTGGAGGAACACAGCAGCCTCCCTGTGGGCTTCCAGCTGCCTCCCCCTCCTCCGTCCCCACCCCTGCCGACTCACATACCACCTTCTCCACCCCGCCAACACATACAgacccaccacctccaccatcAGCACTCCTACCCCCATCCGCTGCCCCAACCCATACCAATGCTTTTCGACCCACCGAGCCCGACCAATGAGTCTCCCCAGCGCCCGGCTCCCGTACCGCTGCACATCATGATCCAGCGAGCCCTGTCCAGTCCCGGCCCGGCTCAGCCACATCCAGATGGGTCGCAGCGGGCGCACACACTGCTTTTCGAAACACCTCTAGAGTACCAAGGAGACCGTGGTCGCCCCCTGCCTGTCAGCATTCAACCACTAAAACT aTCTGAGGATGACTActcagaggaagaagaagaggaagaagatgacgaggaagaggaggagtatGATGGGGAGATTCCACAGCCAGAGCTGGAGCCAAGGAGTCGCCGGTGCTTGGTCGGTGACGCTGGCATTTGTGTCATCCCACGGGGAAACAGCAATGACGAGgacgaggaagaagaggaggatgaggatgaggaaGGCGAACACGACATGCACGGGGAGGACAGTGATTCAGATGGTCCTGTGCCTCATAAAGATGAAGACTCagatgaagatgaggaggatgagCCCCCGATGA GCGCACTGGCCAGCAGGGTGAAGAGAAAGGACACCCTGGCTCTGAAGCTGAGCAGCCGTCCCTCTGCTCCCGACAGGGACAGGTTTACGCAGGAGAGGAGCAGCCGAGATGACCAGCCTCCAGGACAGACTGGCCTCACCTGGCAGAGCAGAGAGCAGTGGGAAGCCATTCGCACACAAATTGGCACTGCACTCACGAG gcgACTAAGCCAGAGACCCACTGCTGAGGAACTTGAGCAAAGAAACATCCTCCAGC CTAAAAATCAGGCTGACAGACAAGCCGAAGTTCGAGAGATCAAGCGACGGCTGACCAGAAAG CTGAGTCAAAGACCCACGGTTGCAGAACTACAGGCAAGAAAAATCTTGCGATTCCACGAGTATGTGGAAGTCACAGATGCCCAGGACTACGATAGAAGAGCAGACAAGCCGTGGACTAAGCTGACACCtgctgacaag GCGGCCATCCGGAAGGAGCTCAATGATTATAAGAGCACTGAAATGGAGGTTCATGAAGAGAGCAGAATTTACACAAG gtTCCATCGGCCTTAA